From one Planococcus citri chromosome 3, ihPlaCitr1.1, whole genome shotgun sequence genomic stretch:
- the Gas8 gene encoding dynein regulatory complex subunit 4 — protein sequence MGGVKKKAKTGKNTKGVTNIIDGVSISEMSREQLEPFIIRIQSELEREREERHFFQLERDKIRTFWEIARQQLQEYRSNLRNRDKQLENLEAGHEIELKGYQQKIKYLSHGQHGQLSELKVENMLSMKGVEQDMASRELLLLNQERELKMQITDQRRRHKSELRTLFLEKNAQLSKMRFESERKRRAFEHKYQCYLQQSRDEMRLKNDMSSAKIEQGKNIMVKRLASTHQGICQRADQFFTDIIAQNLALICVLKRHVSKLNEENVQMKNELCDVKRKNSELVTPLKIANRKIIEYQSQLNVGRRDTQKYQTVEKQAKMLREENEKYKIRYQCLANLFEQAVNERDSTIEALTTTRLHSDKGTAYRELIVQRAAAKLKTATQSVQNILLRFCSTAVADTHLQTSPSPLLIPTESHLSRHHQRRHITMTNIRYVNKGSDSTSYENENQKLISLMEELHALGMEQQPIVFGSDAGSTTTA from the exons ATG ggaGGAgttaagaaaaaagcaaaaacaggaaaaaacaCCAAAGGTGTAACAAATATCATAGATGGCGTATCGATATCAGAAATGTCACGCGAACAACTGGAGCCGTTTATTATACGAATTCAATCGGAATTggaaagagaaagagaagaaAGACACTTCTTTCAACTTGAAAGGGATAAGATTCGGACATTTTGGGAAATTGCTAGGCAACAACTGCAAGAATATCGATCCAACTTGAG GAACAGAGATAAgcagttggaaaatttggaagCCGGACATGAAATAGAATTGAAAGgatatcaacaaaaaatcaaatatttatcCCACGGTCAGCACGGACAACTGTCCGAATTGAAA GTAGAAAATATGTTATCGATGAAAGGCGTCGAACAAGACATGGCTTCTCGAGAACTATTGTTATTAAATCAAGAGCGagaattaaaaatgcaaatcaCCGATCAACGTAGAAGGCATAAAAGCGAATTGCGCACGTTATTTTTG gaaaaaaatgcgcAATTGTCGAAAATGCGTTTCGAAAGCGAAAGAAAACGCCGAGCATTCGAGCACAAGTACCAATGTTATTTACAACAAAGTCGAGATGAAATGCGATTGAAAAACGACATGTCCAGCGCGAAAATCGAACAAGGAAAGAACATCATGGTCAAACGTCTTGCCAGCACTCATCAAGGCATTTGCCAACGagctgatcaattttttaccgaTATTATTGCCCAAAATTTAGCTTTAATTTGCGTACTAAAG CGCCACGTTTCAAAGTTGAACGAAGAAAAcgtgcaaatgaaaaatgaactttgtgacgtgaaaagaaaaaactcggAATTGGTCACGCCGTTGAAAATTGCTAACCGAAAAATAATAGAATATCAAAGCCAACTGAACGTTGGGCGAAGAGATACACAAAAATATCAG ACTGTTGAAAAGCAAGCAAAAATGTTacgagaagaaaatgaaaaatacaaaattcgtTATCAATGCCTGGCCAATCTTTTTGAACAG GCTGTAAATGAAAGAGACTCAACAATCGAGGCTCTAACTACCACTCGGCTGCATTCAGATAAAGGGACAGCGTATCGCGAATTGATAGTACAACGAGCCGCTGCCAAACTGAAAACAGCAACGCAATCGGTCCAAAACATACTACTTCGATTTTGCTCCACAGCAGTCGCTGATACTCATTTGCAGACATCGCCATCTCCACTACTAATACCAACGGAATCACATTTGTCACGTCATCATCAACGACGTCATATTACAATGACCAATATTCGCTACGTAAATAAAGGCTCAGACTCGACCAGTTATGAG aatgaaaatcaaaagcTGATTTCGTTGATGGAAGAATTGCACGCCTTGGGTATGGAACAACAACCCATCGTATTCGGTTCGGATGCTGGTTCGACTACGACTGCGTGA
- the LOC135841271 gene encoding cyclin-dependent kinase 20: MNEYRLEEHIGDGAHGHVIKAFSQQTNKWVALKKIRCKKYGGGGGGQNDTTDNVFREIKILSTIDCKYVVQLLDYFVDERECKCECGVVLVFEFMPSGLWEILHDLQNPPSISVLKTYMRMLLQGVQYLHEHGIMHRDLKPANLLISGRGILKIADLGLSRMMWRGQDEGRPYTPQIATRWYRAPEVLYGSRFYDHSVDLWAIGCILAEMITKTPLFAGENDIEQLAIVVHSLGTPTLETWPAIEHLPDYSKITFAPSSGKPFQQLIPDVDDACFLDLIKSFLKYDGNKRSSAKKALTHAYFFKRPLPLAERSLPVQRHNHRNMIRNQLGSNANARSSATDTRRSSSSTSTYDSYFDAMQSFVQQN, translated from the exons ATGAATGAATACAGACTAGAGGAACACATCGGTGACGGTGCTCACGGTCACGTGATAAAAGCTTTTTCGCAGCAAACCAACAAATGGGTGGCACTTAAGAAAATTCGCTGCAAAAAGTACGGCGGCGGTGGTGGTGGTCAAAATGACACAACTGATAACGTATTCAGAGAGATAAAAATTCTGTCAACCATCGATTGTAAATAT GTGGTGCAACTATTGGATTATTTTGTCGACGAACGCGAATGCAAATGCGAATGTGGGGTCGTACTGGTATTCGAATTTATGCCCAGCGGTCTATGGGAAATATTACACGATTTGCAAAACCCTCCGAGCATCAGCGTCCTCAAAACTTACATGCGAATGTTGCTACAAGGTGTTCAATATCTTCACGAGCATGGCATAATGCACAGA GATTTAAAGCCAGCCAATTTACTTATCAGTGGACGAGGTATTCTGAAAATAGCCGACTTGGGATTGAGTCGAATGATGTGGCGAGGTCAAGACGAAGGCAGACCATACACTCCGCAAATTGCAACCAGATGGTATAGAGCGCCCGAAGTTCTGTACGGTTCACGTTTTTACGATCATTCGGTCGACCTGTGGGCAATTGGATGCATTTTAGCTGAAATGATCACTAAAACGCCTTTATTTGCG GGTGAAAACGATATCGAGCAGTTGGCCATTGTAGTACATAGTCTGGGAACACCTACACTTGAAACATGGCCGGCCATCGAGCATTTGCCGGATTACAGTAAAATTACATTCGCACCGAGTTCGGGGAAACCGTTCCAGCAATTAATTCCCGATGTCGATGATGCCTGCTTTttagatttgatcaaatctttCTTGAAATACGATGGAAACAAACGCTCTTCAGCTAAAAAG GCGTTAACCCacgcgtattttttcaaaagacctTTACCATTGGCAGAACGATCGTTACCGGTTCAAAGACACAACCATCGTAATATGATTAGAAATCAACTAGGATCAAATGCTAATGCACGCTCTTCGGCTACAGATACTCGCCGAAGTTCTTCGTCAACATCGACTTATGATAGTTACTTCGATGCTATGCAGTCGTTCGTTCAACAAAATTGA